One genomic window of Nakamurella panacisegetis includes the following:
- a CDS encoding MFS transporter, whose product MTITGTGSKSAPPALRPRLTLLAVALATFMTYLDNNIVNVATPAIQKDLHLSISGLEWVVSSYILVFASLLLAGGRLADVFGRKRLFLIGLALFTVASLAAGLAGDSATLIGSRALQGLGAALVTPTTLAIISATYTNARQRAAAVGIWSGVGALALAVGPLLGGLLSQHASWEWIFFINVPVGVATFALGARVIGESRVDSGPRRLDVPGLVTSALALFALTFALIEGERRGWTSTLILISFAVAIGLAVAFIRIELRSAQPMVQISLFAERVFTGGLIALMMWGFGLFGIYFFTSLYLQNVLGFSPTKAGLAFLPMALLMAAGAVISEQVSRRLGAHRVVAVAMLLMGAGIASVSLLSADATFLDLMPSFAVIGIGGGLTVPLTASVLDAMPREEAGVASGIFNASREVAGLLGITVIGAILAARQSGLLSGGTAPVDAFLGGYRVGLLVAAALVAAGAVAAYVGLRATAARTEAAARTPELADA is encoded by the coding sequence ATGACAATCACCGGCACCGGATCCAAGAGCGCGCCGCCAGCGTTGCGACCCCGGCTCACCCTTCTCGCGGTGGCTCTGGCCACTTTCATGACCTACCTGGACAACAACATCGTCAACGTGGCCACGCCGGCCATCCAGAAGGACCTGCACCTGAGCATCTCCGGGCTGGAGTGGGTGGTCAGCTCCTACATCCTCGTCTTCGCGAGCCTGCTGCTGGCCGGCGGACGACTCGCGGATGTGTTCGGGCGCAAGCGGTTGTTCCTGATCGGGCTCGCCCTGTTCACCGTGGCCTCGCTGGCCGCGGGTCTGGCCGGCGACTCGGCCACGCTCATCGGGAGCCGGGCGCTGCAGGGTCTCGGAGCGGCCCTGGTCACCCCGACCACGTTGGCCATCATCTCCGCCACCTACACGAACGCTCGGCAGCGAGCGGCCGCCGTTGGCATCTGGAGCGGGGTGGGAGCCCTCGCGTTAGCCGTCGGTCCGCTGCTCGGCGGCCTGCTGTCGCAGCACGCCAGCTGGGAATGGATCTTCTTCATCAACGTCCCCGTCGGTGTCGCCACCTTCGCCCTCGGTGCCAGGGTGATCGGCGAGTCCAGGGTCGATTCCGGCCCGCGCCGGCTCGACGTGCCTGGTCTGGTCACGTCGGCCCTGGCGCTGTTCGCGCTGACCTTCGCCCTGATCGAAGGCGAACGCCGGGGATGGACCTCGACTCTCATCCTGATCTCGTTCGCCGTCGCCATCGGGTTGGCCGTCGCGTTCATCCGCATCGAGCTACGCAGCGCCCAGCCCATGGTCCAGATCTCGCTGTTCGCCGAGCGGGTCTTCACCGGCGGTCTGATCGCCCTCATGATGTGGGGCTTCGGTCTCTTCGGAATCTACTTCTTCACCTCGCTGTACCTGCAGAACGTGCTCGGATTCTCGCCCACCAAGGCCGGTCTGGCCTTCCTGCCCATGGCCTTGCTGATGGCTGCCGGCGCCGTCATCTCCGAGCAGGTGTCACGGCGGCTCGGGGCCCATCGGGTGGTGGCCGTGGCCATGTTGCTGATGGGGGCGGGCATCGCGTCGGTCAGCCTGTTGTCGGCGGATGCCACCTTCCTCGACCTGATGCCCAGCTTTGCGGTGATCGGCATCGGCGGTGGCTTGACCGTGCCGTTGACCGCCAGTGTCCTCGACGCCATGCCCCGGGAGGAGGCCGGCGTGGCGTCCGGCATCTTCAACGCTTCGCGGGAAGTGGCCGGGCTGCTCGGCATCACGGTGATCGGCGCGATTCTGGCCGCGCGTCAGTCCGGGCTGCTCTCCGGTGGCACCGCCCCGGTGGACGCGTTCCTCGGCGGGTACCGGGTCGGCCTGCTGGTGGCCGCTGCGCTGGTCGCGGCCGGTGCGGTCGCCGCCTACGTCGGGCTGCGGGCCACGGCGGCCCGAACCGAGGCCGCTGCGCGTACGCCGGAACTGGCCGACGCCTGA
- a CDS encoding antibiotic biosynthesis monooxygenase family protein, with protein sequence MSVVKINAITIPDGSGPELEQRFAARLGAVDGSPGFEEFCLLRPTAGETRYFVYTRWASEEDYQAWAATRAQGAHAGPGPGAARPSVATGATLLEFEVVSRTTA encoded by the coding sequence ATGTCAGTCGTGAAGATCAACGCCATCACCATTCCCGACGGGTCCGGACCAGAGCTGGAGCAGCGGTTCGCGGCCCGGCTCGGCGCGGTCGACGGTTCGCCCGGTTTCGAGGAGTTCTGCCTGCTGCGACCGACGGCCGGGGAGACCCGGTACTTCGTTTACACCCGCTGGGCCAGCGAAGAGGACTATCAGGCCTGGGCCGCCACTCGGGCGCAGGGTGCGCACGCCGGCCCTGGGCCCGGTGCCGCCCGGCCGTCGGTGGCCACCGGTGCGACGCTGCTGGAGTTCGAGGTCGTCTCCCGCACCACCGCGTGA
- a CDS encoding sensor domain-containing protein — MRRSAGVFSPATWAEALYAVVDLAPAITFFVLSVTMIALGVSLTVIYVGVPILALALLIARAGGHLQRVLAAALLDLPSVRPVPIRRRRPGPIGALTSILRDPGCWRAVTYHCIKILLAPVTFAFAVAFYSAGLGAITNGLWQRYLPYQSAADGSLHRGMQWWPNYFVDTWPRMLLLAVAGALLLAAAPRVVRFFTTIDRMLITTLLSG, encoded by the coding sequence GTGCGCCGATCCGCTGGGGTGTTCAGCCCGGCCACCTGGGCCGAGGCCCTCTACGCCGTCGTCGATCTCGCGCCGGCCATCACTTTCTTCGTGCTGTCGGTCACGATGATCGCGCTCGGGGTGAGCTTGACCGTCATCTACGTCGGGGTGCCCATTCTGGCTCTGGCCCTGCTGATCGCGCGGGCCGGCGGGCATCTCCAGCGGGTCCTGGCCGCGGCCCTGCTGGACCTGCCGTCGGTGCGTCCGGTTCCGATCCGCCGCCGTCGGCCCGGCCCGATCGGCGCGCTCACCTCGATCCTGCGCGATCCCGGGTGCTGGCGCGCCGTGACCTATCACTGCATCAAGATCCTCCTCGCTCCGGTGACCTTCGCCTTCGCGGTGGCGTTCTATTCGGCCGGTCTGGGGGCCATCACCAACGGACTGTGGCAGCGCTACCTGCCGTACCAGTCGGCCGCCGACGGTTCTCTCCACCGTGGCATGCAGTGGTGGCCGAACTACTTCGTCGACACCTGGCCGCGCATGCTGCTGTTGGCCGTGGCCGGTGCCTTGCTCCTCGCCGCCGCGCCGCGCGTCGTGCGGTTCTTCACCACCATCGACCGGATGTTGATCACCACCCTGCTGAGCGGCTGA
- the hrcA gene encoding heat-inducible transcriptional repressor HrcA — protein MSAEDRRFEVLRAIVADYVATHEPVGSKALVDRHHLRVSPATIRNDMAVLEDEGYIAQPHTSAGRIPTDKGYRLFVDRLSQVKPLSMGERKAIQGFLSAGVDLDDVLRRSVRLLAQLTRQVAVVQYPNLTRSVVRHVEIVALGTNRLLLVVITDTGRVEQRVVEVDQEITDDTVSVLKGLLGGAITGRRFADAADGLRDVVERADPSVKPAATTAVAALLEALVEHPEGRLVLSGTSHATGAWADQPGSLRGVLEALDEQVTLLKLLAVLESPDAMIVSIGQENDDANLSTSALVSAGYGRGDMLMGGLAVVGPTRMDYPGTMAAVRAVARYVGEIVAGR, from the coding sequence ATGTCCGCCGAGGACAGGCGATTCGAGGTGTTGCGCGCCATCGTCGCCGACTACGTCGCCACCCACGAGCCGGTCGGGTCGAAGGCGCTGGTCGACCGGCACCATCTTCGGGTCTCGCCCGCCACCATTCGCAACGACATGGCCGTTCTGGAGGACGAGGGCTACATCGCCCAGCCCCACACATCGGCCGGCCGAATCCCGACGGACAAGGGCTATCGGCTCTTCGTCGATCGGTTGTCGCAGGTCAAGCCCCTGTCGATGGGTGAGCGAAAGGCGATCCAGGGCTTCCTGTCGGCCGGGGTCGACCTGGACGACGTGCTGCGCCGGTCGGTTCGCCTGCTGGCCCAGTTGACCCGGCAGGTCGCGGTCGTCCAGTACCCGAACCTGACCAGGTCCGTGGTCCGGCACGTCGAGATCGTGGCCCTCGGGACAAACCGGTTGCTGCTGGTCGTCATCACCGACACCGGCCGGGTCGAGCAGCGGGTGGTCGAGGTCGATCAGGAGATCACCGACGACACCGTGTCGGTGCTCAAGGGTCTGCTCGGCGGGGCCATCACCGGCCGGCGGTTCGCCGATGCGGCCGACGGGCTGCGCGATGTCGTCGAGCGGGCCGACCCGTCCGTGAAGCCGGCGGCCACCACCGCGGTGGCGGCTCTGCTGGAGGCGTTGGTCGAGCATCCCGAGGGCCGGCTGGTGCTCTCCGGGACGTCTCACGCGACGGGCGCCTGGGCTGACCAGCCGGGCAGCCTGCGCGGCGTCCTGGAAGCCCTGGACGAGCAGGTCACGCTGTTGAAGCTGCTGGCCGTGCTCGAGTCGCCGGACGCGATGATCGTCTCGATCGGACAGGAGAACGACGACGCCAACCTGTCGACCTCGGCGCTCGTGTCGGCCGGCTACGGCCGCGGCGACATGCTGATGGGCGGGTTGGCCGTGGTCGGCCCGACTCGGATGGACTACCCAGGAACGATGGCCGCCGTGCGAGCGGTGGCCAGATATGTCGGCGAGATCGTCGCCGGCCGATAG
- a CDS encoding MmcQ/YjbR family DNA-binding protein: MTPAPGPTARIAVMCLALPDTSVRPAHGAPAYQVRGKTFATVMDDHHGSGRTELWVKGAPGAQAEWIAADPGSYYVPAYVGSNGWIGVWLDRPVDWSAVAELLVEGYLLQSGPRTAASVDPKDLLRSALDAR; encoded by the coding sequence GTGACTCCGGCGCCCGGACCGACCGCCCGGATCGCCGTGATGTGCCTTGCTCTGCCGGACACATCGGTGCGACCGGCCCATGGCGCACCGGCGTATCAGGTCCGCGGCAAGACCTTCGCCACGGTCATGGACGACCACCACGGAAGCGGTCGGACCGAGCTGTGGGTGAAGGGTGCCCCAGGCGCGCAGGCCGAGTGGATTGCCGCGGATCCCGGGAGTTACTACGTCCCGGCCTACGTGGGATCGAACGGATGGATCGGGGTCTGGCTGGACCGCCCGGTCGATTGGTCCGCCGTCGCCGAGCTGCTGGTGGAGGGGTATCTGCTGCAATCCGGACCCCGCACCGCGGCCAGCGTCGATCCGAAAGACCTTCTCCGCTCGGCCCTGGACGCTCGCTGA
- a CDS encoding amidohydrolase — translation MSSLLAIVDVHVVPIDGAPFDGAVVVTDGIITAAGPDVVAPPGAEIVDGQGQWLLPGFIDAHTHLGVHEEAEGWAGDDTNEMTDPVTAGVRALDAINPVETGFDDALSGGVTTVNVNPGSGNPIGGLTVAIHTWGRTVDDMVLRSPSGLKSALGENPKRVYGDRKQTPSTRLGTAAVIRNAFVEASNYLDQLAHADPDKAAPSRDLKLEALASVLNREIPWRQHSHRADDIATGIRIAEEFGYQLVIDHGTEAHLIADVLAAKGIPVLIGPLFTTRSKVELRNRSLANPGRLAAAGVEISIITDHPVVPIHFLVHQATLAVKEGLDAVTALEAITINPAKVMGVDDRVGSITPGKSADLVLWSGDPLDVMQRALSVYIAGQPVYAYDAATGTGKVTPR, via the coding sequence ATGAGTTCACTGCTGGCCATCGTCGATGTGCACGTCGTACCGATCGACGGTGCGCCCTTCGACGGTGCCGTCGTGGTCACCGACGGGATCATCACGGCGGCCGGACCGGACGTGGTGGCTCCGCCCGGAGCCGAGATCGTCGACGGCCAGGGTCAATGGTTGCTGCCCGGATTCATCGACGCGCACACCCATCTCGGCGTGCACGAGGAAGCCGAGGGCTGGGCCGGCGACGACACGAACGAGATGACGGATCCGGTGACGGCCGGGGTGCGGGCGCTGGATGCCATCAACCCGGTGGAGACCGGTTTCGACGACGCCCTGTCGGGCGGGGTGACCACGGTCAACGTGAACCCGGGGTCGGGTAATCCGATCGGCGGGTTGACGGTGGCCATCCACACGTGGGGACGAACGGTCGACGATATGGTGCTGCGGTCCCCATCCGGCCTGAAATCGGCCCTGGGCGAGAACCCCAAGCGCGTCTACGGCGACCGCAAGCAGACGCCGTCCACTCGGTTGGGTACCGCCGCGGTGATCCGCAACGCGTTCGTCGAGGCCTCCAACTACCTCGATCAACTCGCCCACGCGGATCCGGACAAGGCCGCGCCGTCCCGCGATCTCAAGCTCGAGGCGCTCGCATCGGTGCTGAATCGGGAGATCCCGTGGCGACAGCACTCCCACCGCGCCGACGACATCGCGACCGGGATCCGGATCGCTGAGGAGTTCGGCTACCAGCTTGTCATCGACCACGGCACCGAGGCCCACCTGATCGCGGATGTGTTGGCCGCCAAGGGAATACCGGTACTCATCGGCCCGCTGTTCACCACCCGGTCGAAGGTGGAGTTGCGCAATCGCTCGCTGGCCAATCCCGGACGGCTGGCCGCGGCGGGAGTGGAGATCTCGATCATCACCGACCATCCGGTGGTGCCGATCCACTTCCTGGTGCACCAGGCCACTCTCGCCGTCAAGGAGGGGTTGGACGCGGTCACGGCCCTGGAGGCCATCACCATCAACCCGGCGAAGGTGATGGGTGTGGACGACCGGGTGGGCTCGATCACGCCGGGCAAGAGCGCCGATCTGGTGTTGTGGTCCGGTGACCCGCTGGACGTGATGCAACGCGCCCTGTCCGTCTACATCGCCGGTCAACCGGTGTACGCCTACGACGCCGCGACCGGGACCGGGAAGGTGACGCCGCGGTGA
- a CDS encoding mismatch-specific DNA-glycosylase, with amino-acid sequence MGRSRSELQAFSGRTVPDLLGPDVRLLFVGINPGLWTAAVGAHFARRGNRFYPALRRGGIIDRDIDASAGYRPEDLAHLLERGIGITNLVPAASARADELTREQLRAGGVSLAEVVARVRPKVVAVLGITAYRTAFGRPGARPGRQSEEIAGVPVWVLPNPSGLNAHETVDSLAAAYREVAVAAGLATG; translated from the coding sequence ATGGGCCGCAGCCGCAGCGAGTTGCAGGCGTTCAGCGGCAGAACCGTCCCCGATCTGCTGGGCCCGGACGTGCGGCTGTTGTTCGTCGGCATCAATCCGGGCTTGTGGACGGCCGCGGTCGGAGCCCATTTCGCCCGGCGCGGCAATCGTTTCTACCCGGCTCTGCGCCGGGGCGGAATCATCGACCGGGACATCGACGCCTCGGCCGGTTACCGCCCGGAGGATCTCGCCCATCTGCTCGAGCGCGGGATCGGGATCACCAACCTGGTCCCGGCGGCCAGCGCCAGAGCCGACGAATTGACCCGGGAGCAACTCCGTGCCGGCGGTGTTTCCCTGGCCGAGGTCGTGGCCCGGGTCCGCCCGAAAGTCGTGGCCGTACTGGGGATCACTGCCTACCGGACGGCGTTCGGTCGCCCGGGCGCCCGGCCCGGGCGGCAGAGCGAGGAGATCGCCGGCGTCCCGGTGTGGGTGCTGCCGAACCCCAGTGGCCTGAACGCCCACGAGACCGTGGACAGCCTGGCCGCGGCCTACCGGGAGGTCGCCGTCGCGGCCGGCCTGGCGACGGGCTGA
- a CDS encoding type II toxin-antitoxin system VapB family antitoxin encodes MIFKDVRDGRPYPDHGFSMRDWAKIPPRQIRLDELVTTKRELRLDTLLDEDSTFYGDLFPHAVYWAGEVFLEDGLHRALRAALQQRTVIHVRVLNLDDLRGTSMGATADPR; translated from the coding sequence ATGATCTTCAAGGACGTCCGTGACGGTCGCCCCTACCCGGATCACGGTTTCTCGATGCGGGACTGGGCGAAGATCCCGCCTCGACAGATCCGCTTGGACGAGTTGGTCACCACCAAACGCGAGCTTCGCCTGGACACCCTGCTGGACGAGGATTCGACGTTCTACGGCGACCTGTTCCCGCACGCCGTGTACTGGGCCGGGGAGGTCTTCCTCGAGGACGGACTGCACCGCGCGCTGAGGGCGGCGCTGCAGCAGCGGACCGTCATCCACGTCCGGGTGCTCAACCTGGACGACCTGCGCGGCACCTCCATGGGCGCCACCGCCGACCCCCGCTGA
- a CDS encoding GGDEF domain-containing protein: MASVTLGLSAASNLAINLAMREGGRWGPFVTALGVALGLMGLVGLVLVRTGVVVSATALDIAAALALAGTTIGFLMHALPSPLTWGSLTAYTALALVGAAATIRNAVVFVAFQVFGMTAWAAAGLVFGVPGGLFINLIPVIPLGAAIAVGFFLAQRHERTVQRDLMDQLRLAAEFDLLTGLLNRSGFETRAARLWASDRARRGVWCAFVDIDHFKSVNDLFGHERGDQALREIAVALRGLAGPEDLLVRWGGDEFVMVGCWPAPSEASLTRRLNNRTTSAEAGVVPRVTVGVAERPFGLALTPDELLDAADRRMYELRAGREDRSVPVAPAP; this comes from the coding sequence ATGGCCTCGGTGACTCTCGGCCTGTCCGCCGCCTCGAACCTGGCGATCAACCTCGCCATGCGCGAGGGCGGACGTTGGGGCCCGTTCGTCACGGCGCTCGGGGTCGCGCTCGGGCTGATGGGTCTGGTCGGTCTGGTTCTGGTCCGGACCGGCGTGGTGGTCTCGGCCACCGCCCTGGACATCGCCGCCGCGCTGGCCCTGGCCGGTACGACCATCGGCTTTCTGATGCACGCGCTCCCGTCCCCGCTCACCTGGGGATCGCTGACCGCCTACACCGCCCTGGCCCTGGTCGGCGCGGCCGCCACCATCCGGAATGCGGTCGTCTTCGTGGCCTTCCAGGTGTTCGGGATGACTGCATGGGCCGCGGCCGGGCTGGTGTTCGGCGTGCCCGGGGGGCTGTTCATCAACCTCATCCCGGTGATCCCGCTGGGCGCCGCCATCGCCGTCGGGTTCTTCCTGGCCCAGCGGCACGAACGAACTGTGCAGCGAGATCTGATGGACCAGCTGCGGTTGGCGGCCGAATTCGACCTGCTGACCGGTCTGCTCAATCGATCCGGGTTCGAGACGCGAGCCGCGCGGCTGTGGGCGTCGGATCGGGCACGGCGCGGCGTCTGGTGCGCGTTCGTCGACATCGACCACTTCAAGTCGGTGAACGACCTCTTCGGGCACGAGCGCGGAGACCAGGCCCTCCGGGAGATCGCGGTCGCGCTCCGCGGGCTGGCCGGCCCCGAGGATCTGCTGGTCCGGTGGGGCGGTGACGAGTTCGTCATGGTCGGCTGCTGGCCGGCGCCGTCGGAGGCGTCCCTGACCCGCCGGTTGAACAACCGGACCACCAGCGCCGAAGCCGGCGTGGTGCCGCGGGTCACCGTCGGGGTGGCCGAGCGCCCGTTCGGGCTGGCGTTGACCCCGGACGAACTGCTGGATGCCGCCGACCGCCGGATGTACGAGTTGCGCGCCGGCCGCGAAGACCGCAGCGTCCCGGTCGCCCCGGCTCCGTAG
- the hemW gene encoding radical SAM family heme chaperone HemW → MPSTLPEGDPVPADGSLPEQAYLGSAHRALSIYLHVPFCATRCGYCDFNTYTAGELGSSASPDSWYDAALAEIDLAARVLRAHGDQRAVSTVFVGGGTPSLMGAARLGGLLARVDAVLGLTPDAEVTTEANPESTDPALLAGLRAAGYTRLSLGMQSTDPGVLRALERTHTPGRPLEVVGWARQAGFEHVNLDLIYGTPGETDQQFADSLSAAIGAGVDHVSAYSLIVEPGTRMARAVRTGRLPMPAEDVLADRYLIADRMLTDAGLAWYEVSNWAADDAARCRHNLAYWRGDDWWGIGPGAHSHVGGVRWWNVKHPHAYATALQQGRSPGYAREVLDDEARRTEDILLRLRLREGLPLRRLTDAGRAEAAAAAVEGLLDPVTLAVGTAVLTQRGRLLADGIAIRLLD, encoded by the coding sequence GTGCCCTCCACCCTGCCCGAGGGCGACCCGGTACCAGCCGACGGCTCTCTTCCGGAGCAGGCGTACCTCGGATCCGCCCACCGCGCCCTGTCGATCTATCTGCACGTGCCGTTCTGCGCGACCCGCTGCGGCTACTGCGATTTCAACACCTATACGGCCGGTGAGCTCGGCAGCTCGGCCTCCCCGGACTCCTGGTACGACGCCGCGCTGGCCGAGATCGACCTGGCCGCGCGTGTGCTGCGGGCTCACGGTGACCAGCGTGCCGTGTCCACCGTGTTCGTCGGCGGCGGCACCCCATCGTTGATGGGAGCGGCCCGTCTGGGCGGGCTGCTGGCCCGGGTCGACGCGGTGCTCGGGCTGACCCCGGACGCTGAGGTGACCACCGAGGCGAACCCGGAATCGACCGATCCCGCCCTGCTGGCCGGACTGCGGGCCGCCGGGTACACCCGGCTGTCCCTCGGGATGCAGTCCACCGACCCCGGCGTACTGCGCGCGCTCGAACGGACCCACACGCCGGGCCGGCCGCTGGAAGTGGTGGGCTGGGCTCGACAGGCCGGTTTCGAGCACGTCAACCTCGACCTGATCTACGGCACCCCGGGCGAGACGGACCAGCAGTTCGCCGACTCGCTGAGCGCGGCCATCGGCGCCGGCGTCGACCATGTCTCGGCCTATTCGCTCATCGTGGAACCCGGCACGCGCATGGCCAGGGCGGTGCGGACCGGACGCCTGCCGATGCCGGCCGAGGACGTGCTGGCCGACCGGTACCTGATCGCCGACCGCATGCTGACCGATGCCGGTCTCGCCTGGTACGAGGTCTCGAACTGGGCGGCTGACGACGCAGCCCGCTGCCGCCACAACCTCGCCTACTGGCGGGGTGACGACTGGTGGGGGATCGGACCCGGCGCCCACTCGCACGTCGGCGGGGTGCGCTGGTGGAACGTCAAGCACCCGCACGCGTACGCCACCGCGCTCCAGCAGGGGCGGTCCCCCGGCTATGCCCGCGAGGTGCTCGATGACGAGGCCCGCCGCACGGAGGACATCCTGCTCCGCCTGCGGCTGCGCGAGGGTCTGCCGCTGCGCCGGCTGACCGACGCCGGCCGGGCCGAGGCCGCCGCCGCGGCCGTCGAGGGACTGCTCGATCCGGTAACCCTGGCCGTCGGCACCGCGGTGCTGACCCAGCGCGGCCGGCTGCTGGCCGACGGAATCGCCATCCGCCTGCTCGACTGA
- the lepA gene encoding translation elongation factor 4, giving the protein MTQASHAHRTTFTPPELIRNFSIIAHIDHGKSTLADRMLQLTGVVDGRQMRAQYLDRMDIERERGITIKSQSIRLPWSVADAEGHMQDHVLHLIDTPGHVDFTYEVSRSLAACEGAVLLVDAAQGIEAQTLANLYLALENNLTVIPVLNKIDLPAAQPERFAEEIAHILGGSPDDVLRVSGKTGAGVKELLDKVVAEIPAPVGNPDGPARAMIFDSVYDIYRGVITYIRVIDGQISPRERIQMMSTKATHELLEVGIISPEPIPTRGLGVGEVGYLITGVKDVRLSKVGDTVTSERRGATEALSGYRDPRPMVYSGLYPLDGSDYPLLRDALDKLRLNDAALTYEPESSAALGFGYRCGYLGLLHLEITRDRLEREFNLDLISTAPNVVYQVTMEDTSVHTVTNPSDWPEGKIASTVEPIVKCTIITPSEYIGAIMELCQSRRGVLGGMDYLSETRVELRYTMPLGEIIFDFFDALKSRTRGYASLDYEEIGMQDSDLVKVDILLQGEPVDAFSAILHRDSAYAYGVSMTAKLRELIPRQQFEVPIQAAVGSRVIARETIRAMRKDVLAKCYGGDITRKRKLLEKQKEGKKRMKMVGRVEVPQEAFIAALSTDAPTGKK; this is encoded by the coding sequence GTGACCCAGGCTTCCCACGCGCACCGCACGACGTTCACCCCGCCGGAGCTGATCCGGAATTTCAGCATCATCGCGCACATCGACCACGGCAAGTCCACGCTCGCCGATCGCATGTTGCAGCTGACCGGGGTGGTCGACGGACGGCAGATGCGGGCCCAGTACCTGGACCGGATGGACATCGAGCGCGAGCGCGGCATCACGATCAAGTCGCAGAGCATCCGGCTGCCGTGGTCGGTCGCCGATGCTGAGGGTCACATGCAGGACCACGTCCTGCACCTGATCGACACCCCCGGCCACGTTGACTTCACCTACGAGGTCTCGCGTTCCCTGGCTGCCTGCGAAGGGGCGGTACTGCTGGTCGACGCCGCGCAGGGTATCGAGGCCCAGACACTGGCCAACCTCTACCTCGCCCTGGAGAACAACCTCACCGTCATCCCGGTGCTGAACAAGATCGACCTCCCGGCCGCCCAGCCGGAGCGGTTCGCCGAGGAGATCGCCCACATCCTCGGCGGTTCGCCCGACGACGTGTTGCGGGTGTCCGGCAAGACCGGCGCCGGGGTCAAGGAACTGCTCGACAAGGTCGTCGCGGAGATCCCGGCTCCGGTCGGCAATCCCGACGGTCCGGCCCGGGCGATGATCTTCGACTCGGTCTATGACATCTACCGCGGCGTCATCACCTACATCCGCGTCATCGACGGGCAGATCTCCCCCCGCGAGCGGATCCAGATGATGTCGACCAAGGCCACCCACGAACTGCTCGAGGTCGGCATCATCTCGCCCGAGCCCATCCCGACCCGCGGGCTGGGTGTCGGTGAGGTCGGTTACCTGATCACCGGCGTGAAGGACGTGCGACTGTCCAAGGTCGGTGACACCGTGACGTCGGAGCGGCGCGGGGCCACCGAGGCCCTGTCCGGTTACCGGGATCCGCGCCCGATGGTCTACTCCGGCCTGTACCCGCTGGACGGCTCGGACTACCCGCTCCTGCGGGATGCCTTGGACAAGCTCCGGCTCAACGACGCCGCCCTGACCTACGAGCCGGAGTCGTCGGCCGCCCTCGGATTCGGCTACCGCTGTGGGTACCTGGGTCTGCTGCATCTGGAGATCACCCGCGATCGCCTGGAGCGCGAGTTCAACCTCGACCTGATCTCCACCGCCCCCAACGTCGTCTATCAGGTGACGATGGAGGACACATCCGTCCACACGGTCACCAACCCCAGCGACTGGCCCGAGGGCAAGATCGCCTCGACCGTCGAGCCGATCGTGAAATGCACGATCATCACGCCGAGCGAATACATCGGGGCGATCATGGAACTGTGCCAGTCGCGCCGCGGTGTGCTGGGTGGGATGGACTATCTGTCCGAGACCCGCGTCGAATTGCGGTACACCATGCCGCTGGGCGAGATCATCTTCGATTTCTTCGACGCGCTGAAATCCCGCACCCGTGGCTATGCCTCCCTCGACTACGAGGAGATCGGCATGCAGGACTCGGATCTGGTGAAGGTGGACATCCTGCTGCAGGGTGAGCCGGTCGATGCGTTCTCCGCGATCCTGCACCGTGACTCCGCCTATGCCTACGGCGTCTCCATGACGGCCAAACTCCGGGAACTGATTCCGCGCCAACAGTTCGAGGTGCCGATCCAGGCCGCCGTCGGATCTCGGGTCATTGCCCGGGAAACCATTCGGGCCATGCGCAAGGACGTCCTGGCCAAGTGCTACGGCGGTGACATCACGCGGAAGCGCAAGCTGCTGGAGAAGCAGAAGGAGGGCAAGAAGCGGATGAAGATGGTGGGCCGGGTCGAGGTCCCCCAGGAAGCGTTCATCGCCGCTCTGTCCACCGACGCGCCGACCGGCAAGAAGTAG